The genomic interval TCGACCAACCATATCTTTACCAATTTCTCTAGTCAAGATAAATTGTGCATTTTGATTTACTTCGACTACTTTGTCCCACATTTCATCTGGGTGCTCTGCTGCTGGCGCTCTAAGAATAGTTCCTGCATTGTTTACTAAAATATCAATCTGAGGAAAGTCAGCTTTGACAGCTTCAATAAAGGCATACAAAGACTCTCTATTACTAAAGTCACAAGCGTATCCTTTAAACTTTCTTCCTAAAGCAGTTACTTCTTTTTCAACTGCACTTCCTTCTGTTTCTAATGAAGCACTTACTCCAATCACGTCAGCACCAGCTTGCGCTAAACCAATAGCCATTGCTTTTCCAATTCCTCTTTTGCAACCTGTTACCAAGGCTACTTTTCCTTTTAAACTAAATGTATCTAAAACACTCATTATCTTTTTTTTTTAAATTATTTATTCTTAGTATTAAAAACGATTCCCGATACATTTCTTGCTCCTTTTCACTCCACAAAAAACACTCGAACAGACGTTTTTAATAATTACACTAACGGATTACAATTGGCAGTCCATCAATACTTTTAATCCTTCTGGATTTTTGTCGATGTTTTCAAAAACCTGTTGAATATTACTTAACGGTTGTACATCGGTAATCATTTGTTCAAAAGGCAATTCGTTGGCAGTGATCAATTCAATTGACTTTTCATAATCTTCTTTCTCGTAAACACGCGCTCCGATTAAGTTTAATTCTTTCCAGAAAAATTTAAACAAATCCACTTCTTTTTTAACCCCGTGTATAGCTACCATTACAATTCGCCCACGAATACCAGCTACCTCACACATGATATCTAAAGCGGGCTGTACACCAGCTACTTCAAATACAACATCAGCTCTGCGGTTTTCCGTTTTGCTCTTTACATATTCAACTAAATCGACCTCAATTGGACTTACAGCGTCAAAACCAAGTTCTTTTGCTTTTGCAATACGATTTGGATTTACTTCTGAAATAATAACCTGCGCCCCTACTTCTTTAGCTACCATGGCTACTAATAGTCCGATTGGGCCTCCTCCTAAAACGACTGCTGTTTCTCCTCTTACCAATCCACTTCTGCGAACATCGTGTGTTGCTACAGAAAGCGGTTCAATTAGTGCCGCTAATTTTAAATCTGTAGAAGCTTTTAATTTATGAAGGACGAAAGTGGGCACATTCCAATATTGTTGCATCGCACCTTCACTATCAATTCCGATAAACTTCAACTCTTCACAAATGTGATTGAAACCTTTATCAGATGCTTTTACTTTTCTATCATCTAAAGGACGCACTACAATTTTGTCTCCCACCTCAAAATCCGTAACGCCTTCTCCAACTGCATCTACCACACCTGACATTTCATGCCCGATTGTTTCTGGAATACTTACGCGTTTGTCCATCATTCCGTGGTAAATGTGTACATCGGTTCCACATACTCCTACATAGGCAACTTTAATTCGTACTTCACCTTCAGCAGGTGCTACAATTTCTTTATCAATTACTGAAAAGGTTTTATTACCTTCATATCTAGTTGCTTTCAATTTATTTTTATTTTAATATTATTATTATTTATGCATGTTTTCAGCTTTCTCTTCTTTTCCTTTAACTGATTTTTCACCTGGAGCCACGTGAGTTGTTTTTCTTTCCGATGAGAAACGCATGATACTTTGATAATTCCAGTTGTTGTATTTATGAGTGAGTCCCCAACGCAAAGCTTCGGTTGGCTCTTTTTCATTATCGGCAGTTCTGTTTATACCAATGGCATGTGGAGCATCTTTTATAGAAGCTTTGATTTCAAAATTGATTCCGTCAGGTGACCACTGTATCGTGTTTTTTTCAGGTCCATCGGTCGTGATTAAGGAAGCAATTCCGCCATTATAAGGCCATACACAAATTTCGTGACCACTATTACTAATTGGGTTATAAGGTGATTTTACATAAGGGCCAAGAGGATTATCTGCTATAGCAACCCCATGACGAATTTGACGACCACCGAAAGTCATTTCTTCTCCCATTTGTTCCCCTTTGTAATACAAATAGAATTTTCCTTTATAAGGCAAAATACAAGGGTCGTGTGTTTTATGACTATCAAAATCCCCTTTTTTCTCTACCAGAAAACGGTTGTCTTCCGTACCTTTCCATATACCATTTTCAGCTGGGGCCAACACTGGAGCATCCAATTTTGTCCAAGGACCATCTGGCGAAGTTGACCAAGCCATACCTACTTTTTCTTTTACACGTACATTGTATATTCCTTCGACAGTTTGGTAGCATAAATAATATTTTCCATCCCATTTCATGATTTCAACAGTAAAAACCGAACGATCATCGTAAGAACCTTTTTTCCCTCTTGCCACTGCTATGCCTTCTTCTTTCCAAGTCCAACCATCTGTAGAAGTAGCGTACCAAATATCACATCGATCCCACGGAAATACTTTTTTATTTTCCATATCCCCACCAAAACCTTCAGTAGGTCCGGTGCTTTTAGAATACCACACATAATACTTGCCGTTTTCCTGGATAATTCCACTTGGATCACGACGCACTACTCCCTCTTCATAAGCCAAATCACCTTTTAAGGTTTGTGGTTCACCAAATTCAATAAACCATTCGTTTCCTAAAGATTGATCCCATTTTAAGGCTCTTTTAGTAGCCGCACTTAAATGATCAACATCTTTAATACCATATTTGTCTTGATATTTTATAGCCAATTCTCTAAGCTCTTTCTCCTCTTTTTTAGACTGAGCTGTAGCCGATGTAAATGCCAACCCTAAAGAGAGCATGCCCATCATTACTGTTCTTGTTGTAGTATTCATACGTATCGTTTTTTTTAATTAGTTTATTTTTGAGTAATTTTTATTGTATTGCTTTCTAGATTGCTTGTTTTAGCTTTTATACTAATGTTTGAAGATTGGTCTTTTTTGGATTGTATAATAAATAGGCATCTTCCTTGACTCAAGACAATTTTATTAGACTGAAAATCCTGTACATTACCCACAGCTCCATTATCAATCCCTAGAACTTTAGCTTTTCCTTCAACCGTAAAGCTAATCTCAGGATTAAAAGTTTTTATTGGATTACCATCAGCATCAACAACTTGAGCTACAATGTGAGCCACTTGATAACCGTCTGCATTTATCAATGTTCTATCCGTTGTCAACTTAATAGCATGGGGTTTTGAAGGCGTTATTAATTTCGTTTGAACAGTTTTTCCTTTATGAGTGCCTTTAGCGTAAAGTGTACCTTTCTGATACGGAACAGACCACTTGTAAATATGATCTTCAAAATCTGCCAATTTTTTCTTCCCAAGAGACACTTCATTCAAAAACAATTCTACTTCATCACAATTGGAATAAATTTCTACTATTGTTCTAGTACCGTTTGCATACTCCCAATGTTCATTTACATCTTGCCAAACCCATAGCGCTGTTTCCCAGGCACCTTTTTTCTTTTCAACAGGCTGCCCTGTTTTTTCATCAACTTTATAATTTGATTTTTCTTCTGTTTGGGTAGCAATGTATAATTCAGGTGCATCATTCCATAGCGACTTCATCATGTGGTAAGAAGGCTTTTCAAATCCCGCAAAATCAAGCATACCGCTGTCAGTTCCTTTTTTTGGCCATCTTTTGTTAGATTCTCCCAAATAGTCAATTCCAGTCCATAAAAAAGTTCCAGATACAAACGGACGATCCAATATGGCTTTCCATTCATGCCATTGTACCAAATTCTCAGTACCCATTATAATTTTATTTGGATAGTTTTTATGTCCGTAGTCATACATTACGCGACGGTAACTGTAGCCCAAAATATCTACTGCATCTCCAAAACCGTTTATATGACTAACCGATGGCAATATGGAATTTGCAATAACATATCGGGTTGTATCCATTTCTCTCGTCCATTTTGCCAATTTATGAGCTGTTTCACCAATATTGTATTTTTCTTTTGGACTGGTTTCATACCTTCTCTTAATTTCTTCTGGACCAATAGGTGGAATAGACCAGAAATAATTACCATCCCAATTCATATTAAAGAAACCCGTTGCATCAACTGATCTTTGATATGTCCACTCTATTTCGTTACCAATGCTCCACTGAAAAATTGAAGCATGATTTCGGTCGCGTAACATCGTGTTTTTTAAATCACGTTCTGCCCAGTCCTGAAAATGTTCGCCATAACCACGTGTAATGTAATCTACCGACTTCTCTTTCATATTCAAGCGTTTGTCTTTTGGATTATCCCATTCGTCAAAAAACTCATCTTGAACCAGAAATCCCATCTCGTCACACAAATCGATAAATTCTGCCGATCCTGGATTATGAGAAATACGAATCGCGTTTACTCCTGCTTCTTTCAACTTCACAAAACGTCTTCTCCAAACATCCTTAGGCACAGCAGCACCAACCAATCCTCCATCATGATGCAAACACACTCCTTTTATTTTCATGTTTTTGCCATTCAAATAAAAACCAGTGTTAACATCAAACTTTATAGTACGCACACCAAAAGTCGTAATCGTTTCATCAACCGATCGTCCATTTTGTCGAATCGTGATTTTTGCATGATAAAGGTTGGGAGAATTCACATCCCATAAAGCAGGATTTGCAATAGTTGTTCTTAGCGCTAGTTCTTTTTCTTTTCCTGCATTCAAGCTAAGTTTCGTCGTTTCTTCTGCTACCTTCTTATTAGTAGCGTCTAGAATTTCGGCAACTACTTCAAAATCCTGAGTCGTATCAAAAGCATTCTTTACTTTAACTTCTACATTTACTTCACTTTTTTCTTTTGTAACTGCAGGAGTTGTGATATAAGTACCCCAAATAGGAACGTGCAATTTGTTTTTGGCAATTAATTTTACATTTCTATAAATTCCCGAACCTGTATACCAGCGGCTGTCAGCGTATCTTGAATGATCTACCTTTACTTTCACCGTATTTTTATTATCACCTATATAAGGAGTGATGTCATAATAAAATGGAGAATATCCATAAGGATGCTCACCCAGCTTTTGATCATTTAACCAAACTTCGCTGTTATTATAAATTCCATCAAAAAGAATATAATGTAAGGTATTGGATTCTTTACCTAGTGAAAAATCTTTTTCATACAAACCAATTCCACCTACTTTATATCCAGTAGCTCCTTCTCCTTTAATAGAGTCAAAACTAAAAGTGGCACTCCAATCATGCGGTAAATTAATTTCTTCCCAGTTATTCACACCCGCCTGTTCTGCTCTTTCCAATTTAAACCTCCAGTCAAAATTAAAATCAGAACTAGTCCCGTCTGTTTTTGAAGCTGTACAACCATATAAAGCCATACACAATATACTTCCGTAAGAAATCTTTTTCAGTACATTATACCTCTTCTTTTTTAAATTCTTTTTCACTCTATGTTTTTTTAATTAACTATAAAGAGATTGTTTCTCTTTTAACTATTTGTGTTTTTTTATTGAGTTTCATTATTCTTTTATTCTGAACATGACAGAATAATCAAATAGACAATCCAAATAAAAAATTAAGTATCGGATTACATTAAGCAACAATGATCGTTAGTATATTTATTTCACAAATTCATTTCGCAACAAATTTGTCTTTTAATATAAAATTATATATATCATAATTTAAATAGATTTAAATAGCACAATACATATAAAAACCTTTTATTTTTTATGAATAAACAGCATTAGCAAATATGGTGATAATAAGAGATATAGTAACATATAAGCAACTAGACATAAACTGAACATTGCTAAAATCGAGAGGTATTGCACACAAAATAAACTAGACAATTTTTATATTGCACTTGTTATTAAGTACAATACTATAAGCAAACCCCATTAACTTACATTTTTTTCATATAAATTTAATCATCAAGATTTATGAAATTCCTATTTAACCGACAAGCACCCGTAAAAAGAAAAAAACCAAAGAAATTTGAATTCATTCATTCTTTGAATTTAAAAAAGTATTTTACTCTACTTATTGTACTCTTTTTTTCATTTTCGACAACCGCCCAGAAAACATATAAAGAAAATGAGTACCTCCGAAAAGCCAAAGCCATAAAATATATTGACTCGAAAAAAGCCATTTATTATTACAAAAAAAGTATTGAAAAATATAAGATAGAAAAAGACACTTTCAACTTAATACACAGCATAAGCGAACTTGCCGATTTATACGGACATAGTGTCGATTATGGAAATTCCTACGATTTGTACTGGAAAGCATTATTACTTGCTGACCAATCTAAAGACGATTTCTCCAAAGCCACTATATACCATGCTTTGGGCTGGCTTTATAGTTTTTACCAACGGGATGATGAAGCCTTAAAATATTTTACCCTTTCTCATAAATTAAAAGAAAAACTCGTTGCTGCAAATGAAATGGATAACGGATACATTGTGAGCGATTATTTTGCATTAGTAAATTTTTATCGTGTAAATGGGAATTACAAAATGGCCAAAATTTACCTTGATAGCTGCTATATCTCCAAACAAAAAACAAAAAACAAAGCCAACAATGGCTATATCGAGGCCGAAGCTGGTTTTCTTGCCGCTACTGATAAAAAGTTTGATGCCGCTATTTCAAAATTACTAGAGGCAAAAAATTATTTTGAAAAAAACGACAAATCCTACCTTATTATTATCAATTCTTTATTAGGAAATGTATATAAAATGAAAGGAGATTATACTCAGAGCGAAATTTATTTAGAAAAATCATTAGCCTTATCCAAAATATACAAAAGCCATGCGAATTATAAATTAATGGATCATACTGCTCTGGCCACAGTTTACTCTAAAAGCAACAAGTACAAACTTGCTTATTTTCATGCAAATGAAGCTATGACATTGAATAATAAAATATTTGGCCGAAAAAGCAAGAACAATCAGCACTTATTTGAAATAAATGACAAATACCGCATTCAAAAGCAAAAGGAAAAAGAACTATTAAAAGAACAGCATATAAAAGAACTGGAAAGCGAAGAAAATATTTGGTTTCTCAAATCGACAATCATGATAATTGTAATTCTATTTTTAATAATCTACGGGCATCAGCTGTTTAAAAACATTCGCAGAAAGCATCTTGCCGAAAAAGAATTATTAGCAAAAAAACAGGAGTTAGAGCTGATAAAAAATAGTGAGATTTTAGAATTAAAAAATAAGGAACTCACGTCATCTGCCTTACAGCTAATTGAAAAAGAGGAATTTATAGAAAAACTAAAGAAAAGCATTACCGAAAACAAAGAGAATATTGACAGCACCTCTATAAACAATATGCTAAAAACTATTCAAGGTTCTTCTGCAAGTAACTGGAAAGAATTCGAAGCCCGATTTACTGCCGTGAACCAAAGTTTTTATAAAAACCTTAAAGAGAAATATCCAGATCTGGGGCAAACTGATCTCAAAATATGTGCTTTGGTAAAGCTTAATTTTTCCAGCAAGGATATGTCCTCTCTATTAGGTATCTCTTTCGAAAGCGTACACACCTCAAGATACCGTTTACGCAAAAAGTTTAAGCTGGATAGAAATGAAAATTTAGCCGATTTTATTGCTTCACTTTAATCCATACTACACAATAGGAGACAAATAATCCAAATTAAACTGATATATACTGTCTTTTTACCTTTTAGCAATTAAAATCTTTTTAATGTGCGTCAACTATATGAGGAAATAATCTAACGCAGAATCTTGGCATAAAAATAAAATCCAAAATCAACTGCAAAACGCATATAAACTTAATACTAATAACTATAAAACAACCTCAATTCTGAAAATTAACCTGAATTCATCAAAGATTTATATAAAAACCAAATTTAATTTTACGAGTTTATTTTTAGTTATTCTTTAACTGAAAAAATCCAGACAAAATAGTACTATATAAGCAGTATTTTATCAAAAATTGAGTTTTGTCAAGATATAGTTGTGTCTAGTTTAGTTAGTTCAGTTGTTAAACGCCTTATTTTACTAAAAAAAATGCATGTCTGTTCAGTTTATATCTAGTTTAAAAAAAACCATTGATAATGTCATTTAAGTAATTTAGCAATCGATAAAATACGAAATCAATAAAAAATCCGGACTAAAATTTCATTATCAAAAAAAAAAAAAAAAAAAACTAACCGTCAATTAATTTAACTACCAAAACTTTATGAAAAAAGAGTATAACTTTTGGAAAAAGACATTCCTTATAATGTTTTTTCTCTTGTTTCTTTGTGCATTCGATGTGAGTGCACAAAACAAACTTACTGGAAAAGTAAAAGATGAAAGTGGGCTACCAATACCAGGGGTAACAATTAAAATCCAGGGATCTACAACTAGTACCTCTACAGATATGGATGGAAGCTATGAAATGGAGGTGAGTGAAAAACAAACCTTAGTTTTCTCATTTATGGGATACAGAACACTCACAAGAACTGTTGGCACTACTAAAAAGTTAGACATTCAGATGCAGCCTGATACGCAAATTTTAAATGAAGTTGTGGTCGTAGGTTATGGAACTCAAAAGAAAAAAGAGGTTACAGGTGCTGTTGCTACCGTAAAGGCAGACCTTATTGCGAAAGCTCCAGTAGCAGATGTTGGAGAATCATTACAAGGCCAAATTGCTGGGGTTAACGTTCAGGCTGCTAGTGGGCGTCCTGGTGAAGCAACTAATATCCAAATTAGAGGAGTTGGTTCATTGACAGGTTCATTAGAACCATTGTATGTAGTGGATGGAATTCCTTATCAAAGCAACCCAAATATCTCACCTGATCAAATTGAATCATTAGACGTATTAAAAGATGGTGCTGCTGCCTCCGTTTATGGTACTAGAGCCTCAAATGGTGTTATCTTGATTACTACTAAAAGAGGTAAAAAGGGAAAAATTAGTATAGATTTCAATGCTTATTCGGGTATCCAAAATATTACTTCAGGTACACCTTTAATGAATACTCAGCAGCAATTGTTTGAGGATTATACAACAAAGGCAATGTTGTCTAGCCAGTTACCAACTTTTTTTATTACAACACCAGAACTTTTAGACTATGATAGTGACTACGTTGGCGACGTACAAAACAACAATGCTTTAATTACTAATTACGGACTAGGTGTTTCTGGTGGAACACAGGATTTAACATTGAATTTTAATTCAAATTATTATAACCAAGAAGGAGTTTTAATTAACTCTGATTTTGATAGATTAAGTAACCGCATTAATGGTCAATTTACAAAAGGTAAATTCAAAGCGTTTGTAAGTATGGGGATGACTGTAGAAAATAGAACGCAAGAACCATGGTCTTTATATGAATATGCTATTGGACAAAGACCATGGCAAATTCCATTAAGCGATGTACAGGGATCCGGGTCTAGTGTTGATTATCCTGTAGAAAATGCTATTTATTATGGCTATTTGGCAAGAGAATTACAAAATGTTGACAAAAGAAAAGTTACATCAAGCAATATTGCCGTTAATTTACAATATGAAATAGTAAAAAACTTAACCTATAAATTAAATATAGGTAAAAGTAATTGGGATTATAGAAGGTCTTTTTTCCGTCCACAAGTATTGGTATATGGTCTTGATGGCTCATATAATGCAACTGCCTCAAGAGCGGATGCATTATTGAACGAAGATTACACTTTTACAGACAGATCTACTATAGAAAACATCCTGGATTATAAATTAAATTTAGGTAAACATTCTTTGAACTTTACTGGAGTAGCCTCACGCGAAGAATACAATTCGAAACAAGTTGGTGTAGGTGTAATTGGTTTATTAAGCAATGAAACGCCTTCTTTAGGTTCAGGTCAGGCAGGAACAAAACCAACAAGTTATGATTACACAAATAGCATTAGTGGTTTATTAGGTAGAGTACAATATAACTACAATGATCGTTATTTAATATCAGCTAGTATTAGACGAGATGGTTCCTCAAACTTTGGACCTGATAACAGGTACGGTACTTTCCCGGGTGTTTCTGCTGGTTGGAATATATCTGAAGAAAAATTTTTCAAGGATGGTGCTATCAACAAAGTAGTAAACAGCTTAAAATTAAGGGCAAGTTATGCTCAGTTAGGTAACCAAAGTATCCCTCCATATACGTATGCGGGTCAAATTGAGTCAGGTGTAAATTACTTATTTGGTTCAGATCAGTCATTAGCAAATGGAGCTATACAAAGACGTTTCTCTAATCCAGATGTAAAATGGGAAACAAGTATTTCAAATAATATTGGATTGGATTTAGCTATGTTTCAAAACAAGTTAACTTTTACTGCTGATATCTACAAGAATGACAAAAAAGATATGTTATTGCCTCAGCAAACTCCTGCGTCTGGTGGTACGTACAATCCCAACGCAGTCGATGTGTATAGCCCAATCATTGTCAATGCTGGAAATATGACTAACAAAGGTATTGAGCTAGCAATGAGCTATAAAAACCAAATGGGAAATGGTCTCAAATATAATATTTCTGGAACTTTTACTAAAAACGTAAATGAAATAACTAACCTTGATGGCATTGAAAGAGGTTATGGTAACGGACGTCCTACCAATTCATTAGGGAATGCTGTAGATTTTACTACATTCTTTGCAGTAGGTCATGAAGCTGGCGCTTACTTTTTACTAGAAAATGCAGGTGTTATAAAAGACGACGCAACTTTACTTGAGTACAAAAAAATAGAACCAAGTGCAATTTTGGGTGATATGCGCTACATTGATCAAAATGGTGACAATAAAATCACTGACGATGACCGTGTATATGCGGGTTCTGGTCAGGCAAAATTTGAATCAGGGTTGAATTTAGATCTAACGTACAAAAGTTTCGATTTTGGAATTCAGACTTATTTTTCTTACGGAGCTAAATTATTCAATGGTTCAAGATATTTTGCATACACACAAGGGAGACATTTAGACCAATATTCTATGTGGTCTCCTGAGAACCCTACTTCTGATGTGCCTTCAGACAGAGGAAATGCTTATCACAATAACGTTAGAGCAAGTTCTGATTATTGGTTAGAAGATGGTACCTACTTCAGAATTCGTAATTTAACTTTAGGTTATTCATTACCTGAATTGCTTATGACTCAGTACGGAATAAGTAAAATAAGATTGTATGTTACAGGTATGAACCCTTTCACTTTTACAAAATATACTGGTTACGATCCTGAAGTTGGTGGAAATGGAATCAGTACACGTGGTGTAGATAGCGGTAGTTATCCTGTTTCGAGAAGATTTGTGCTTGGTTTACAGGTTAAATTTTAACAACTTAAAATTAAATTAAAATGATACATAGAAAAATAAATATAAAAGTAAAACTAGCATCATTAGCGATATGCACTGTTTTACTTACTTCAGGTTGTAATGATGAGGATTTTTTGACTCAGGTAAATCCAAATACAATTACAAATCAAACTTTTTGGAAAACTACAAAAGATTTTCAGTCAGCCTTAACTACAGTTTATGGGGCTTTACAATTTCAATCAATAAGCGGTAATGGCCTAATTGAAGATGAAATTATGGCAGACTTAGGGGGTACTGAATCTTGGTACAGACCCTATGCTTACAGAAATTTCACTTTTAACGATGCCAGTGAAGCGGTCACTAACAAATGGGCAAATTTGTACACTGGAATATTTAGAGCCAATCAAGTAATAGAAAAAATTCAATCTGCTGACCCAAGTATTTTTGCTGCCGGTGAAAAAGAAAGTATTGAAGGCCAAGCCCGTACCTTAAGAGCTTTCTTCTATTTCTTAGTAGCTAATACTTATGGAGGAGCTGTTATTCATACAGAAGTTCCGCAAACAAAAGCAGATTTTAATGTAAAATTTAGCTCAATCGCAGAGGTTAATAGCCAAATTATCATTCCTGATTTGGAATTTGCTAAAGCCAATCTGCCAGAAACATGGTCTGGTAAAGACTTAGGTAGAGTTACTTGGGGTACCGCTACTTCTATACTTGGAAAAGTATATTTATTTGACAAACAATGGGGACCAGCTGCGACTGAATTTAAAAGTGTAATTGATTCAGGTGTTTATAGCCTGACTGCGAATATCATGGATAATTTTGATGAAGAGCACGAATTTAATAGTGAGTCAATTCTTGAAGTTGCCTATAGTGCAACTGAAAATCCAGGTGCTAACGGAAGTAATGTTGACGACACACCTTATGCAGCTGGAGCAGAAGCTTCAAATTTAGCTGTAGGGCTAGCGCAATTAAATTATGGTGGATTTAATACGATATTGCCTTCTTATTTCTTACACGAATTATACACTAATGATGCGGTAGATGTCACAAATCCAATAAACACTACTAATTTACAGTCTAAACGTCTTACTGCTACTATTGCCCCAAAAAATCTTGAAGGACAATATTATTTAAGAAATGTAGCTGAATTAAAAGGTTGGGGTTATGGTCAAAGTGCCTATGTTAAGAAATATACTAACTGGTATCATTTGGCTAACGAGGACGGAAACTCTAGAAGCGGAATTAACTGCAGGCAAATTAGATTGGCAGATATTTATTTAATGTATGCTGAAGCAGTTCTTAACAGCACTGGCGATGTAAATGAAGCTATTAAGTATATTGATTTTGTTAGAACTCGTGCGGGTGTAATTACATTAAAACAATATTTAGCAACAAATAGTAATACGTTTCCACAATTACATATAAGCAAAGAAGTACATGGTAATCAACCTTTAGTACCTCCTACAAAAGAAAATGTTTTAACACATATTCATAGAGTAGAAAGACCGCTTGAATTGGCTTTTGAAGGTCATAGATGGAAAGACTTAGTACGATGGGGAATTGCAAAATCTGTTTTCACTGAATTACTTGCAGATGAAAATTGGAGAGTGAAAAATTTTACAACTATAGCTAACAAAGCACCATTGTATATTATAGAAAGAATCAGGGATGATTTCAAGAATGCTGCTGTAACTTATACTCCAGCTAAAAATGATTATTTCCCTATACCATCGGTTGAGAGACAAACAAATAGTCAATTAAACAACTAATTTCAATACCACTTAAATTATGAAAACAAAACTTAAAATAGTAATTGCACTATTTCTTGTTGCAATAGGGTTATATTCATGTAGTGACATTTATGATTCTATCGATTTGAATGCGGCCAACAGCAGAATTATTGTTAGTTCACAAATGGACTATGGAAATAAAATTAGGGT from Flavobacterium sp. YJ01 carries:
- a CDS encoding SDR family NAD(P)-dependent oxidoreductase; the protein is MSVLDTFSLKGKVALVTGCKRGIGKAMAIGLAQAGADVIGVSASLETEGSAVEKEVTALGRKFKGYACDFSNRESLYAFIEAVKADFPQIDILVNNAGTILRAPAAEHPDEMWDKVVEVNQNAQFILTREIGKDMVGRGSGKVVFTASLLTFQGGITVPGYAASKGAIGQLTMAFANEWAGKGVNVNAIAPGYIDTDNTEALRNDPIRSASILSRIPAGRWGKPEDFAGPTVFLCSEAASYMHGTTMLVDGGWMGR
- a CDS encoding alcohol dehydrogenase catalytic domain-containing protein, yielding MKATRYEGNKTFSVIDKEIVAPAEGEVRIKVAYVGVCGTDVHIYHGMMDKRVSIPETIGHEMSGVVDAVGEGVTDFEVGDKIVVRPLDDRKVKASDKGFNHICEELKFIGIDSEGAMQQYWNVPTFVLHKLKASTDLKLAALIEPLSVATHDVRRSGLVRGETAVVLGGGPIGLLVAMVAKEVGAQVIISEVNPNRIAKAKELGFDAVSPIEVDLVEYVKSKTENRRADVVFEVAGVQPALDIMCEVAGIRGRIVMVAIHGVKKEVDLFKFFWKELNLIGARVYEKEDYEKSIELITANELPFEQMITDVQPLSNIQQVFENIDKNPEGLKVLMDCQL
- a CDS encoding glycosyl hydrolase; the protein is MNTTTRTVMMGMLSLGLAFTSATAQSKKEEKELRELAIKYQDKYGIKDVDHLSAATKRALKWDQSLGNEWFIEFGEPQTLKGDLAYEEGVVRRDPSGIIQENGKYYVWYSKSTGPTEGFGGDMENKKVFPWDRCDIWYATSTDGWTWKEEGIAVARGKKGSYDDRSVFTVEIMKWDGKYYLCYQTVEGIYNVRVKEKVGMAWSTSPDGPWTKLDAPVLAPAENGIWKGTEDNRFLVEKKGDFDSHKTHDPCILPYKGKFYLYYKGEQMGEEMTFGGRQIRHGVAIADNPLGPYVKSPYNPISNSGHEICVWPYNGGIASLITTDGPEKNTIQWSPDGINFEIKASIKDAPHAIGINRTADNEKEPTEALRWGLTHKYNNWNYQSIMRFSSERKTTHVAPGEKSVKGKEEKAENMHK
- a CDS encoding sugar-binding domain-containing protein: MKKNLKKKRYNVLKKISYGSILCMALYGCTASKTDGTSSDFNFDWRFKLERAEQAGVNNWEEINLPHDWSATFSFDSIKGEGATGYKVGGIGLYEKDFSLGKESNTLHYILFDGIYNNSEVWLNDQKLGEHPYGYSPFYYDITPYIGDNKNTVKVKVDHSRYADSRWYTGSGIYRNVKLIAKNKLHVPIWGTYITTPAVTKEKSEVNVEVKVKNAFDTTQDFEVVAEILDATNKKVAEETTKLSLNAGKEKELALRTTIANPALWDVNSPNLYHAKITIRQNGRSVDETITTFGVRTIKFDVNTGFYLNGKNMKIKGVCLHHDGGLVGAAVPKDVWRRRFVKLKEAGVNAIRISHNPGSAEFIDLCDEMGFLVQDEFFDEWDNPKDKRLNMKEKSVDYITRGYGEHFQDWAERDLKNTMLRDRNHASIFQWSIGNEIEWTYQRSVDATGFFNMNWDGNYFWSIPPIGPEEIKRRYETSPKEKYNIGETAHKLAKWTREMDTTRYVIANSILPSVSHINGFGDAVDILGYSYRRVMYDYGHKNYPNKIIMGTENLVQWHEWKAILDRPFVSGTFLWTGIDYLGESNKRWPKKGTDSGMLDFAGFEKPSYHMMKSLWNDAPELYIATQTEEKSNYKVDEKTGQPVEKKKGAWETALWVWQDVNEHWEYANGTRTIVEIYSNCDEVELFLNEVSLGKKKLADFEDHIYKWSVPYQKGTLYAKGTHKGKTVQTKLITPSKPHAIKLTTDRTLINADGYQVAHIVAQVVDADGNPIKTFNPEISFTVEGKAKVLGIDNGAVGNVQDFQSNKIVLSQGRCLFIIQSKKDQSSNISIKAKTSNLESNTIKITQK
- a CDS encoding tetratricopeptide repeat protein — translated: MKFLFNRQAPVKRKKPKKFEFIHSLNLKKYFTLLIVLFFSFSTTAQKTYKENEYLRKAKAIKYIDSKKAIYYYKKSIEKYKIEKDTFNLIHSISELADLYGHSVDYGNSYDLYWKALLLADQSKDDFSKATIYHALGWLYSFYQRDDEALKYFTLSHKLKEKLVAANEMDNGYIVSDYFALVNFYRVNGNYKMAKIYLDSCYISKQKTKNKANNGYIEAEAGFLAATDKKFDAAISKLLEAKNYFEKNDKSYLIIINSLLGNVYKMKGDYTQSEIYLEKSLALSKIYKSHANYKLMDHTALATVYSKSNKYKLAYFHANEAMTLNNKIFGRKSKNNQHLFEINDKYRIQKQKEKELLKEQHIKELESEENIWFLKSTIMIIVILFLIIYGHQLFKNIRRKHLAEKELLAKKQELELIKNSEILELKNKELTSSALQLIEKEEFIEKLKKSITENKENIDSTSINNMLKTIQGSSASNWKEFEARFTAVNQSFYKNLKEKYPDLGQTDLKICALVKLNFSSKDMSSLLGISFESVHTSRYRLRKKFKLDRNENLADFIASL